AAGTGGTGCAGAGTGTTGGTGGCAGGTGTGGTGACACTGAGCCAAGTCAGTCTTGGTGTGGCCGACACGTTGTTAAAGTagctctggcctggctgctTTGCTCGGCTTGCTGCTGTTCTAAGTACAAACTGGCTCATCACTTATTCAGGTTGGGTAGCCAGAAGGATCAAAGTTCCTTTACACCTGTAGATGTTAAGAGTTGAGCTGACTAGCCAAGGGAATGGTATTGGAACTCTGGTAATCAccaacagatgaagaagacttcaTTCAGGAAGTAATTTCTAGTACCAtacccattttttttccaccttgtCCATAGTTGGCTTTTACTCCCTGCCCCAGAATTCTTTGTACGAGGATGATTAACATCTAACTGATGATTTGGTTTTCCAGTACACTCAGAAGAAGCACTGTTTTTACTGGCAACGTGTTACTACCGCTCAGGAAAGGCCTACAAAGCTTACAGGCTCCTAAAGGGACACAGCTGTACCACCCCACAGTGTAAATACCTGCTTGCAAAATGTTGTGTGGACCTCAGCAAGTAAGTAAATCCTTCGTGTTCTGTCCAGGGTTACAAATGGATTTATGTTTTTGCTTGGATTTCTCCCTGGGACATGTCATCTTGTATAAACTAAAAATTCATTGGTCTCTCAGCACAAAAGATTATAAGttcaatttattttgttttcacataTGATCTAATGAGCATTAACCCGTGTTACAAAAACCTCTAAAAGATGTTGAGTAACTTAGACAGGAATTGCCAAGCTGTGTAGAGAGAATGTGAGCTCATTTATACAGCTCTGCTTATTATTTTCTTGTGAGGATGGTCTGTGCTGATAGAAGCATACACCTACAAGTAAAATTTCAAGTGGTCTCAAGAAAAGGTGGTTTGTTTGTTCAGACCAGGTGTTTGGACTCTGATGCCTGAAAAATGCCTCCCACCCCAGCAGTTGTATAAAGTAATTTTGAAGCCTGACAGCCAGTGGCTCATTCTGtgtgagcagtgctgctcctgcaggtggAGAAGGTACAAACTGAGCCTTTGTTCTCCTTTTGAGCCCTTCTGGCAAGGAGGAAAGGCTCCAAAATCTCTGCCATATCCTGATACTGGCTCTTAACTCGGCCTTGCAGATTGTATTTCTTTGGGAAACAAAGCCAAATTAAGCACTGCTTTAGTTTAGGTGAAGCACCTTCAAAGATCTTGAAGATTATCTTGTCCTTTATCCTAGGATTGATCACTTTTGGAAAAGTCATGCCACTTTGTGcctctgggtttgttttgtttctcttccctCCCAGTAGAGCTGTTTGACTGCAGAGTCCTGAAGCTCCCTGTGGTAGAGGAATCCATTGGTTACTTAACCTTCATTTGCAGGAACTGGTTTTTGGTTTAAAACCTGTGAACACTGACAGTGGatttctgtttttgtttgcaGCAGGGTGAAAACACTGGACTTCCAGTACTGTGAGCCTTGTAACCCCTTTAAAcctcttgttttttaaaaaggcttGCAGAAGGAGAGCAGATCTTGTCTGGTGGAGTGTTGAATAAACAGAAAAGCCATGATGACATTGTTATGGAGTTTGGTGACTCTGCATGCTTTACACTCTCCTTACTGGGACATGTCTACTGGTAAGgttgctttttcattttgtccAGTAAAGTTGGAAGGTTTTTACTTGACCAAGCCCAGGTTTAGCCAAACATATCCTTGGTCATTACAGGAGACGCTTCTCTCTGGGTTACACCATTATTCCGGCAGATAGTTGTGGACTCAGTCTGATTTGGAAATGCAAGAATGGTTTAGTTTTCACCCAGAGATTGAAAACACAAATTCCTCTTTCCCAGGTGGATAAGAATGCAGTCCAAGAGTCTGATTAAAATATTAACCATCAATACTTAAGATGGCTGGAAGGCTGGCAATCAGGTTACTGTTGGCAAAAAAGAAGCAAGCTGTTGCAAAGAACTGCATCTTCCTAGAAATGAAAATTCTCAAGCTATTGTAGTGCTTATGTAACTTTTTTTGACAACTGTGTCTAAATATGTTAAGTAACTTCAAAAGAACGAAATTTTTCTCAGGcttgaaaaatgagaaatgtttcTATGCCTCTCAAcgtgtttttgtttttcaactcCTCTTCTGGAAAAGTCTCTTGAACAAAAGTACTGTTCTGAAGTTTCCCTGTGAACTGTTTCTTTTTGCAGCAAGACAGACCGGCTTGCCAAAGGATCAGAATGTTACCAAAAGAGCCTTAGTTTAAATCCTTTCCTCTGGTCCCCTTTTGAATCACTATGTGAAATAGGTgagtctgcagagctgttttacTCACATAATTCATTGGAGAGATTTTTGTGAGCAACAATTAACTTAAAAATACTTTGCCATTGTTTAAAATTtgtcttattttcttctgttcttattatttatacatttttagaTCTAACAATCCAAATGTGCTTTCCAGCCTACATTTAGTAGACACTTAGAAACTGTTTCTGAGAATAGCTTGAAcaaacaataaattaaaattattaaagatATTGATTGTCCATGGTTTTGTAGGTGAAGAATGGAAGAACACTTCCATTTTAGTCCAAAGGGCTCAGAGTGACCTGGTCTAGTGAAGGGTGTCCCTGCTTATTGCAGAGGGCTGGAGTGAGATGTTcgttaaggtcccttccaacacatcCCAAATGTTCTATGATTctaggaaatgttttaaaacactTCCCAAATCCTCTGTCCCTTGTTCTTGATTCAGACTGAATATTCAGTGTATAGACTCAGGAATAACTATTTAATCTCCTTCCACTGTTACAGGTGAAAAGCCAGACCCTGACCAAACATTTAAATTAACATCCTTACAGAACTTCAGCAGCTGTCTGCCCAACACTTGCACAACGTTGGTGTCTAATCATAACATATCCCACAGACAGCCTGAGAGTGTCCTCATGGAGACACCCCAGGACACAATTGTGAGTTTTGCTCGAATCATTGTAAAATCGTTTGCTAAAATCGGTTCTTTTTTCCAGCTTAACTGAAAAGTGTTAATTAAACTATACCCTAAGTACCTAAGAGCTGCCTTTTATTCTTCAGGAGTTGAACAGAATCAACCTAGAATCCTCCAATTCAAAGTATTCCTCCTTGAATTCGGATTCTTCCATGTCTTACATTGACTCGGCCGTGATTTCCTCGGATTCTGTCCCTCTGGGGTCAGGAACTGCCATATTGTCCAAACAGGctcaaaataaaccaaaaactGGACGGAGTTTGCTGGGGGGACCTGCAACTTTGAGCCCACTAACTCCAAGGTAAGTCCTTGGGATGGCcaagctgtgcccagggctgagcCGCTGCGGGTGTTTGGAGCAGGAGGGCTGGTGCTGCACAGCACTCTGACACATGTGGTGGTGGAGTTTGTGAACACTGCTCTACAGGGAAACCCAGAcagcttcagcagctgctcttgctCCTACTGTTGATCTCTTCTGGTTTTTAAACAAGCAGTTATTTGGAGAGGAATGGCTGATTGACAATATTGCTTATTGTCATGTTCtcacttgaaaaaaatctctgaaggAATATGCAACTGCTCTGGAATAAATTTCATTATGAAAGGCTGCTGTAAAGAGCTTTTCTTGAAGTACAACTCCTGATgatcctgtgggtcccttccagctcaggatattccatgaccTGGCTCTCTGTTTTAACCCCTGCATCAGACCAGCTCTCCAGGCCTAACATTCAGACACTGACCCTTCCTCTCTGATTTGTTCTCAGCTTTGGAATTTTGCCACTAGAAACCCCGAGCCCTGGAGATGGATCCTATTTACAGAACTACACCAATTCCTCCTCTGTAATTGATGTGCCATCCACTGGAGCACCTTCAAAGAAGGTACCTTGTGTTCTGGagctcagctgctcttctgAGAGCCTGACGCTGCAGTGCACTTTAAAGAAGAATCCataatacagagaaaaaaacgTGAGCTAAGTTTTCCGCCCCAGATGCCCAGGCTGTAGTTGCTGGACTAACCGAGGGAAGATCTGTGTTCTGTCCACCTCCCATCACAGACAGTTTGTGCAAGCAGTGGAGCTTCCAAACAACAGCAGATTCAAACATTTCAGTTTGCAGGGTAGAGTGTGAAGACTTGGActtcttgttttatttatttaatgtattttctgaAGCCCCAAGAGAGCTGAAGCTACTGATCTTTCGCAAGTAGTTTTTGAATTGTAGTTTACAGACCAGAGTAATAAAAATCCTGCTGCTGGTTTGTGAAGGACTGAGAGAATGGTGCTGTTTTACTCAGCAAAGGCTTGGGTAGGGGAAACTAAAAATTGTCCGTTTTACTCAGGAAGAAACTGCTGTAGTTACCATAGTGATAAATGAGAGGTGGAATGTTGGTGACAGTTGAAGAACTATTTGTTCCtttctaaaaacaaaaacctgaggatttttccctgtatttttaGTAAATCTACAAGTTGCATGAGGGATGTTGGTGTTTTGTAGGGGGCAGTATTTTGAAGTAGTGTTGGATCCCTCAAAAAGTAGAACTTGAGCTGCCGCGTTTGCTCTGGACAAATCTTGATGCTCCCCTTGCAAATTCTGAAAGGGAAAGGTGGGAACTGTACTAAAGTGGTCAGTTAGGAATGTGCTTTGCTTGGCTGATCCAATTCCCATCCTGTACTTGCTCAGGACCTATTGAAAACAATGGCTTGTGGTGGACTCTGCACATACAGGAAGGTAAATTTCCATGAAtctgaaaatggaaatgaagttAGTAAGGTGCAGCTCTTCTGAGAGCTGAAAAGCTTTGGGAAATCAAGTGggatttgctgctgttttgttgCTTTGCTGAGTGTGACACAACAGCACTGAGGTGTAAATTTCACTACTCCACACTTAATCCCTGCTGAGATGGAGCTGTGCCACTaccaaaacacaaatatttaatacattttaataaaCAAATTCTGGTTCATGCTTTGTCCAGTGCAAATAGTGACTGTGCCAGTTCCACTTTGCTCTTCCAGTTCTGTGTCAGACAAGGTTTGgtggagctgtggctgaacaGAGGCAGTTTCCTAGGCAACACTTACATAAGTGAATGGAGCACTAGGATGAATCCAAAGGCTTCCTGTCTGAGTGGGCAAGTTTCCTTGCTGGCCACCTGAACCATCCTCTGGTAACAGAAtctgggaaaggaagggaaggacgGAGCTTTAAAGGTTGGATAATGCACAAAATGGCATTGCTTGTGCTGGTGTTGATCCACTTGTCCCTTTCCAGTGTCTCTTCCAAACTGCCGTCACTGAGTTGAACGTTGGTGTCCCTGGAGTGGGCAGGAAGATAATtttttgaagctttttttaaaaagataggAAGAGGAGGATCAGTTCTGAAAACAGTCTGCGGTGCTGTGCAGTTTGTGAATGGTTTCTGAAAGAGATTGTAATAGGATAATTTAagaatctttttctttctctctctctctatacatatatatttacaactttctgcaggaaaaagcCTTTAAATACAATGTCTTTTAATTCCCTTTTGTTCTTGCACAAGCACTTTAACATATATCTCTTCTTGCCACTAGATGGAGATTCCATATCTTCAAATAATGTGCATAAGCTTTGTAGACTTGGTGTTGttaagaggaagaaggagaaacaCTTTTGATGGCTTCCCCTTGGCATGGGGGAACCTTCACCTTCATTAAAACAATTGTGTTTCTCCTTGTGCAGTGTTTGGTGGGTGGAGTGGGCTGGGTTTGGTGCAGCAGAGATGGAAACTCCTGAGTGACTTAATAACAAACCTGTAGAAACTCTGTGTTGTGCAGACTGTCAGCAGGATCAGCCAGGCTGGAACAAAATCTGTCTTCTCCCAGAGTGGGAATAGCCGGGAAGTCACTCCAATTCTTGTTGCACAAACACAGAGCTCTGGTCCACAGACAAGGTAAAAAAATTATAGTTCTGGagcatttttgtttaaaacaaagctAAAAGCTATTACTACTAAAAGTGGAGCAAAGAAGCTTGCTTTCCAATGTGTAACtcttaaatttctgttttcagtacAACACCTCAGGTATTGAGCCCAACCATTGCTGCTCCACCCAACGCGCTGCCTCGACGAAGCTCTCGCCTATTCACCAGTGATAGTTCTACAACCAAGGTACAAACCTCCCAGAGCTGCAAATCCCTGCCTTTACCCATGCCACTGTGCCAATTGCTATTTTCCACATATTCGTAGCAGTTTCAGCAGTTTAAGAGCAGatcctgcagtgagcagggcgTGGCTGGGCATGGTTGCTACACATGGTTTTACACAATTCACTCTCAAGTTTAgatttctgaatttaaaatactctttttatATGTAACTCTCACTTTTCTTATTCACaggaaaatagcaaaaaattaaaaatgaagtttcCACCTAAGattccaaacagaaaaacaaaaagtaaaacaaataagGGAGGAATAACTCAACCAAACTTAAATGACAGTTTGGAAATTACCAAACTGGACTCTTCCATCATTTCAGAAGGGAAAATTTCCGCTGTTGCACCACAAATCCAAGCTTTCACACTacagaaggcagcagcaggtctGTTTGAGCACTGTTGGACTGTAATAGAGTAAAATCTGATCTATCTGGGTTTTAATGTTGCTTCAgtatttccttctttcccatttCATTTAGCCTGCAGCTCTCACCTTTGTATAATAgataaaaactgatttaattcAGCATCTTCTTGTTAACTTAGAAACATGTGAAGAAATATTGAGAGTGGTAATTATCAGCAGATACATCTTGCAAGCTCTGGTCCTTATTAATGATTAAAGTATTTTCAAAGTATTGATATATCAagtattataaattattatgcAATGTATTAATTATGATAATAGAACAAGTAATGTTATTATAAGCGTTATGTTGTTATAAAGTATAActtgaaaattttaaagtatGTCATTTATGACAGTATTATTTTCCTTGGAAACTGATTCAAAGGAGTTACTCATAACCCAGTCATCTCCCCTCAAACAGGAGCTTTATGTAGTCTGTTCTCCCTTGATATTTCccatttgtttaaaaacaagtaTTTATTCAGACAAAATGCTGAATTCCCCTCTTTTGGCTCAGTAATGTTTCCAGGCAGCAAGAGGATGTATCCATGGCTACCAGGCTTGTGGAAACAGCTCAGACCTAGAGAAATGTTtgaagagctgctggaaatgCAGAACTCCACTTGTCCTGAGCCCCAGAGTTTAAGGACTCATTATTTTTTGGCTTACCTTACAGAGGCCGATATTCAGAATATCATGCTCATGTTAATTAAGTGTATCATGTTAAGAGTGTATAAACTTTGTTTGGAAACTCCTGAAAGGTTTCCATAGGTGAATTCAGGAGCAGTTCACAAGGGAGAGCTTTTGGGATTAGCACTTCCAAGTAAATAAATCTCAGctgtcttttttcccttttgttccccacttttatttattgtgtttttctCCTAGAAGGTTTGATGAGCCTTCTCCGGGACATGGGGAAAGGTTATTTAGCCTTGTGCTCGTACAACTGCAAAGAAGCCATCAATATTTTGAGCCATTTGCCATCCCACCACTACAACACAGGCTGGGTGCTGTGCCAAATTGGGAGAGCTTACTTTGAGCTGGCAGAATACATGCAGGTAGGACCTGGGGCCAggccttcctctttcttctctctttgctTTGGCAGTTTTACACAAAACCTTCAGATCTCTTGAAAAATCTATGAGAAGTCTGCAGTTGGGGTAAATGGGTAAATATAAAAGTTACACCTGGAATGGATTTAGATCTTGAATCTGGTTCATTAGAGCTTTTTAATTGAGCTTTTCtcaaacttttttcttcatgttattTCCTCTTGTATCCAACTGTTGGGGTCTCCTCCTTGTGTGTCCTGTCTCTGCCTCCTGCTGTGCTGATGGAATTATTTGCACTGCACTGTTTTAGAATAGATCACTCAATAGTTTGAGCTCTAAACCAAAAACCTTCTCTCCATTGGAGTTAATTCTGGTCACATCAGTGACCCAGTTTCCCTTCCAGCCTCACAAATGAAGCATTGGCACAGCTGAGGTCCTGCCAAACTGCTCCAGAATCAGAAGTGAGCAGTTAAGGGTAATCCCACAGTTTGCCTCTCCTTGGCACTGTTGTCCTGATGTGCCCGTTTGCtaagtttttaaaatactccTTGGCAGAATGTGTGCAGGAGACAAAGGAGTTTTGAGCTGTGCACAAGATTGTTTTGAGATGGAACATGCTGGGTGCTTTCACAGATTATTTAGAAAGGTGAGGGTACAGATTTTaatcacagaattccaggatggtttgggttgaaagagaccttaaagctcacccattcccaccccttccatggcagggacacctcctactgtcccaggctgctccagccccaatgtccagcctggccttgggcactgccagggatccagggacagccccagctgctctgggcaccctgtgccagggcctgcccaccctgccaggaacaattcctgcccaatatcccatctaaccctgccctctggcagtgtaAAACCACTGCCCCTTATCCTGGCACTCTTTGTTGGGATGGTTCACAATCATAACAGGCCTATGAAAGTCTGTTGCACTCTTTCTGATTTTGTGGAGGATGTTTTTGCCTTGCTCAAGCATGGATAGAAACAGGAATGCAGCTGAGTCagcaggagggagagctggCTGCATTCCTGCTGGCATAAGTATCCTGGGATACAGTCACTTCCTTCCCTTGAAAGGAAAGTTCCAGGacctgcagctctgtggaacaCTTAAAAAGCAAAGAGGATGCTCAGGCTGGACATGAAGCTTTGGACCTTGGCCTCTGTGCTCTGCCTTAGTGggtggaattttattttaagtttcatttctgttctcaggctgaaagaatattttcagaagtgaGGAGGATTGAAAACTACAGAGTAGAAGGCATGGAAATCTATTCAACCACACTCTGGCACCTGCAGAAAGATGTTGCCCTTTCAGTTCTTTCTAAGGATTTGACAGACATGGATAAAAACTCACCAGAGGTATAAAATGCTGTGGGCTTGAATGAGAAGAGGGGAGCTGTACATGGTAAAATCAATGATTCAGAACAGAGCTTTGAGCTCTAATCCAGTGTACTCTCCAGTGGGAATACACCTGAACATGGCAAAACTGGAGAGGGAGGTGGCAGGGTTGTCTGTTGAACTGCTGATGCCTGAAATGGCTCCTTAAACTTTGAATATCAACTTAATGTGGAACAAGTTGAAACCTTTTATCTGTTAATGGTTATTTAAATTTGCCTTGGCATGATTCAGCCAGGAAGATCATAGGTTAGTCAgtcacttctgctgctgccagtgtgCAGGGATAAGGAATATCTTTTTCCTGTACCTTTTAATTGCTGTAGTTAATTCACTGgcacttaaaatatttgttctagAATTTATTTGCAGACATGATGTTGCACATTTTAGTACCAAAGTCCATTAATCTGCAGGGTGTGTGGTAATGTAGTCACGATGTGCCAAAACCCAGAAATCTTTCAATGAATGccacagtaaaaataaaagatgtgaATTGATAAATGTGCTCTTAAGAATTGAGAAAACTATAGAGGATATTGGAAATCTTTTTGGTGGAGGAGGAAATCCAATTCATATTGTCCTGTTAGTTTGTCTAAGAGTGGAAGACTCAAACCCAGTGAAGCAGTTGGTGTTTGTAGTAAGATTAGTCAGGATAAAGGGAAATGCAGATTCTAATCCAAGGAGTGGAAAATAGTTATGTGCTTTGACAGTGATGCTAAAAATTTGGGGAAGTGAGGAACCCTGGGCTGTGGTATTTACAGTCGTGGTGGGTgctgagcagcagggaaagaggaggTTGTTGCTAAAATTCTTCCTCTATAGATTTCCAGATTTGTCAGAGGGAGCTGAAGAAATAAAGTACCATCCCCACCTTTGTCATTCTTAAATATCaaagatgttttatttctggCCTTTTCAACAGCTTCAAAAGCTTTAGTCATAAGTCATAAGAGGATCTAATTGGTGCAGACTTGTTGGGTGTGCATGGATTCTCCATTTCTATATTTCAGCTTgcttatttgtttatttattttggaaggTGTATTTAGCCCTGCTTGCCTCACAGGAATGAGCCCCAACTAACTGTTGATTTATTCCTGTTTTTACTTTTGAATCTAGGAGTAAGTTATTTATAGTTATCTAAAGCAATACAGCTAAATGTGTTCAGATCAAACTTAGTCAAACTCAGAGCTGTAAAAAGGggttctgctcctgccctgctgttgTTCCAGGCCTGGTGTGCTGCAGGAAACTGCTTCAGCTTGCAAAGGGAGCACGACATTGCCATCAAGTTCTTCCAGAGGGCCATCCAGGTGGATCCAAACTATGCCTATGCCTACACCCTGCTGGGCCACGAGTTTGTGTTGACAGAAGAACTGGACAAAGCTTTGGCCTGTTTTAGAAACGCCATCAGAGTCAATTCCCGGCACTACAATGCCTGGTAAGTttggctctgtcccctgctgcTCCATGTGGTGCAAAATTCCTTCTGGAGGAACATCTCCTGGATGCTGCCACTGCTATAATTTCATGAAGTCACAGTTTGtgtggaagggaccttacagcccatccagccccaccccctgccatgggcagggacacattccaccaccccaggttgctccaagccctgtccagcctggccagggacacttgcagggatgggacagccaccaTCTACCTACCCCTCTTCCATCCTAGAAGAGAGCAAAGCCATTCCTGCAGAAGATGGGGTGGCTACTTTCACAAGGAAGgcaaaaaaatggaatattttttttgttttcatggatTGTTTAGGCTGTATTAACCCAGCTATTTTGTTCTGCTGGGCAGCATTCTTTGTGCATTATGTTTCCTTAGTTGCAGCTGCAGAGATGAGATCTCAGCTTCTTCATACCTTAAAACACACTTAGTTTCTTACAGCTTTCTAATATATAAAGCAGTAGAAGTTAGATCTGTGAGTGTGAGTCACTCAGTGTTAAtaacttttgtgtgctttttATTTAGCAGTTACTTAGCCAGTCTTCCTGAGTATCACACGTCAGTCCTTCAGCTACCCAATggataaagaaaagaaagaactttTAGACAGATTCGTCCCCCAGGAAATCCCTTCCCACCCTAGATGGGGTTGGCAAAGCTTCAAACCATTCCTTCCATGTCACGCTCACTGACAGAAAGTAATTTGGTTAAAATCCAGTGCTGCTTAGCAGAATTGTTTCTCTGCTGCAGGTACGGGTTGGGAATGATTTATTACAAACAGGAGAAATTCAGTCTGGCAGAAATGCATTTCCAGAAAGCACTTGATATCAACCCTCAGAGCTCAGTCCTGCTGTGTCACATCGGAGTAGTAAGTACACACACTTAACTTgggtggggagaaggggctgGTGTGGAGAGGAGGTGAGGAGGATTCCTCTTCCTGTGAAGAAGCTTGTTCAGACTTGGTCTAGAATTGCCAAATCCTTTTCTAAAGGAGCAGATTGTAAGTAAACACAGTCTAAAGGGTTTGTCCTTGCCCAGCAgatgagcttttatttttccctttttggaaTTGTTCTCTCTTTGTCTGCCAGGTCCAACATGCACTGAAAAAATCTGAGAAGGCTTTGGACACTTTGAACAAAGCGATCAACATTGACCCCAAGAACCCACTATGCAAATTCCATAGAGCCTCGGTGTTATTTGCAAATGAGAAGTACAAGGTCAGTCTTGGTGCTTGTGGCAGCCTTGACATTCCTGTAGCTGGGAGTGGGGATGCCTCGGGAGCTGAATGTTTTCAGGTCACCCTGGGAAGCACCAGGGCTTGCAGGAAGAGCCTGGGACATGGGCAGCATTTGCTTTGGCAAGTGCCACCGTCACCAGGGTGGTGTGTTAAGTGTTTTGATTGTAATAAAATCTGGGGCCAAAAGgtgttgcttttaaaattattattttagtcTGACCCACTATCATGAGTTTATATTAAATTACTAAAAAAACTCAGCCAAGTGCCCCATATCCAATTACAGCAATGAGAGCCAGCTGTTTCCAAGGTTGTATTGTGGAGTGAAAAGTCAGAAGTGAAGCAGTTTTGGGCTGATCCCCTTCTGATCTGACCCCTGTTTAGAATAAGAGAAGATCTTCCCACAGTGTTTATCCAGAGGCTTTTCCTCTGGCCAGTGTTTTTTGGCTCCAGAGGACAAGCCAAGGCTGTTTTGAAACTTGCCTCAGAAATGTGTGTGCACACTGAGAGGGAAAATTTTacttaaaagttttttttatttcaaactgcagactaaatatttttcagttgaACTTCTTAATGATGCCAGGTGACTGTCACTGCAGAGTAAACAGCTCCAGCATCAAGAACTAGTTTAAAAGTAAAGTAGAAGTTTCACTAAAAGTGTTTGGTTTCAAATGCCTAATATAAACACTCTTTCCAACCTTTCAGTCGGCTTTACAAGAACTTGAAGAACTGAAACAGATTGTTCCCAAAGAGTCTCTTGTTTACTTTTTAATAGGAAAGGTAGGTAAAACTTCATTGTGATCATAAGTTCTTTGGCTTCCTTGGCTGCTTAATGAGAAAATTTGATGCCTGTCACCAAGACGCTTCCACTTGGAGCAGTATTGTAAAAATTCCCAAAGCTTTAAATAAGGCTTAGTGCTCACAGCTGTATTATGTGCCAGCTTTTAAATGGAAAGGACAGTTAAAGAGCTGGGGATGATGGTCCATCCCTCAGCAGAGCTGGTTATTTGCACataaaactattaaaatacTGAATCGCATTCTCAAGCATTGTGTCAGAAATACTGAATAAGCAGCTACATTCCAGCCTTTCTTGTGTGAAATGCCAGAGAAGTGATCTGATGACAGAAATCCTTCCCACCACCTCCTCTGCTGATGAGCTTTAAATAACTTCTGCAACTTTCTGCTGGGGGGTGTCTGGTCACTTGGAAGCATCAAGACACTTCCCTCTACCACAGTGCAGGAGAGCTCTCTATCAGCgagatttctttattttgtttaaactggagagagagaaaaggattCGTGCTGAAATGTGTTATTTGTCCAGGAGTAGCTGGACCTCTGAACTGACATGAGTGGGTAGGTCTTGACAAACTGAAGTATTTTCACTGTTCAAATGCTCCACACAGATCAGTAACTTCCTCATCTGCTCTTAATGATAAAGAATCTCTTAGCTGctggtttaattttttatttttaaataggaaCATTTGCTCTTTCTACACAAATTTATTTCCCTTGGGGCTCacataataaatttttttatcCCCCCTCTGTTGCTTTCCCTAAAGCATCACTGAACGGTGACTTGGAACATTCCTTGCCCAAACCTTTTCAAGTAGCAGCTTCATGTAAATAtagccttttctgcttttttaggTTTATAAAAAGCTGGGTCAGACACATCTGGCCCTAATGAATTTCTCCTGGGCAATGGACCTGGATCCCAAAGGAGCCAACAACCAGATCAAGGAGGCCATTGACAAGCGTTACCTGCCCGACGATGAGGAGCCCATCACGCGCGAGGAGCAGATCAGTGAATGTTACCCCTACGAGTCAGGTCTGTGCTCCGGGCactcagctggggcagcagtgCTAGCTTTAAGAAGTGAAA
This sequence is a window from Poecile atricapillus isolate bPoeAtr1 chromosome 27, bPoeAtr1.hap1, whole genome shotgun sequence. Protein-coding genes within it:
- the CDC27 gene encoding cell division cycle protein 27 homolog isoform X2, with translation MTVLQEPVQAAIWQALNHYAYRDAVFLAERLYAEVHSEEALFLLATCYYRSGKAYKAYRLLKGHSCTTPQCKYLLAKCCVDLSKLAEGEQILSGGVLNKQKSHDDIVMEFGDSACFTLSLLGHVYCKTDRLAKGSECYQKSLSLNPFLWSPFESLCEIGEKPDPDQTFKLTSLQNFSSCLPNTCTTLVSNHNISHRQPESVLMETPQDTIELNRINLESSNSKYSSLNSDSSMSYIDSAVISSDSVPLGSGTAILSKQAQNKPKTGRSLLGGPATLSPLTPSFGILPLETPSPGDGSYLQNYTNSSSVIDVPSTGAPSKKKLCVVQTVSRISQAGTKSVFSQSGNSREVTPILVAQTQSSGPQTSTTPQVLSPTIAAPPNALPRRSSRLFTSDSSTTKENSKKLKMKFPPKIPNRKTKSKTNKGGITQPNLNDSLEITKLDSSIISEGKISAVAPQIQAFTLQKAAAGLMSLLRDMGKGYLALCSYNCKEAINILSHLPSHHYNTGWVLCQIGRAYFELAEYMQAERIFSEVRRIENYRVEGMEIYSTTLWHLQKDVALSVLSKDLTDMDKNSPEAWCAAGNCFSLQREHDIAIKFFQRAIQVDPNYAYAYTLLGHEFVLTEELDKALACFRNAIRVNSRHYNAWYGLGMIYYKQEKFSLAEMHFQKALDINPQSSVLLCHIGVVQHALKKSEKALDTLNKAINIDPKNPLCKFHRASVLFANEKYKSALQELEELKQIVPKESLVYFLIGKVYKKLGQTHLALMNFSWAMDLDPKGANNQIKEAIDKRYLPDDEEPITREEQISECYPYESVGTDESQESSMTDADDTQLHAVESDEF
- the CDC27 gene encoding cell division cycle protein 27 homolog isoform X1, with product MTVLQEPVQAAIWQALNHYAYRDAVFLAERLYAEVHSEEALFLLATCYYRSGKAYKAYRLLKGHSCTTPQCKYLLAKCCVDLSKLAEGEQILSGGVLNKQKSHDDIVMEFGDSACFTLSLLGHVYCKTDRLAKGSECYQKSLSLNPFLWSPFESLCEIGEKPDPDQTFKLTSLQNFSSCLPNTCTTLVSNHNISHRQPESVLMETPQDTIELNRINLESSNSKYSSLNSDSSMSYIDSAVISSDSVPLGSGTAILSKQAQNKPKTGRSLLGGPATLSPLTPSFGILPLETPSPGDGSYLQNYTNSSSVIDVPSTGAPSKKKLCVVQTVSRISQAGTKSVFSQSGNSREVTPILVAQTQSSGPQTSTTPQVLSPTIAAPPNALPRRSSRLFTSDSSTTKENSKKLKMKFPPKIPNRKTKSKTNKGGITQPNLNDSLEITKLDSSIISEGKISAVAPQIQAFTLQKAAAEGLMSLLRDMGKGYLALCSYNCKEAINILSHLPSHHYNTGWVLCQIGRAYFELAEYMQAERIFSEVRRIENYRVEGMEIYSTTLWHLQKDVALSVLSKDLTDMDKNSPEAWCAAGNCFSLQREHDIAIKFFQRAIQVDPNYAYAYTLLGHEFVLTEELDKALACFRNAIRVNSRHYNAWYGLGMIYYKQEKFSLAEMHFQKALDINPQSSVLLCHIGVVQHALKKSEKALDTLNKAINIDPKNPLCKFHRASVLFANEKYKSALQELEELKQIVPKESLVYFLIGKVYKKLGQTHLALMNFSWAMDLDPKGANNQIKEAIDKRYLPDDEEPITREEQISECYPYESVGTDESQESSMTDADDTQLHAVESDEF